Proteins encoded within one genomic window of Edaphobacter lichenicola:
- a CDS encoding tyrosine-type recombinase/integrase → MIHNNHNVRIAGPRACECCGDLLQSHIDSWKGHSHFFCSKPACKVAARIVPGGRYVEPNTIPCAADGCGNYIPEGVYGKGTRFFVCSLVCRQNRYYSLRGAEVVFKCESCGKQGTGVRNDGKGLRKYCSRICAGKARYEKNLAKSGRHRPLLDLYLETAVVDRYRGGSIRTHTYAVTTFLEFADKTGIDSLEEVNPLTISNFAKWGREAGSPNLLAGVCHIKMFFDWQLGTGMRKAANPVVSSIHRVRQPHREPRPYSEKELVYIWSLLDLRGNSRLRAAAAIAEESGMRRGELANIRLGDLDLDHQEVFVRLPNKRNRERTARFGEKAKSLISTWLKDRNSNCGHDHLFHNSQNNPYSGLTMHLEFVKVLCKSWLGKQQHEEGMDAWSVHRMRHTMASRLSKGGADYATIMGAGGWTTFTAMVGYAKVDTEDARRGYEEAMTRYEASTKLSSEPLCLTLEEYLARVDTE, encoded by the coding sequence ATGATCCACAACAATCACAATGTTCGTATCGCAGGACCGCGCGCCTGTGAATGCTGCGGAGATTTATTACAGTCACATATCGACTCGTGGAAAGGACACTCTCATTTCTTTTGCTCGAAGCCGGCTTGCAAAGTAGCGGCCAGGATTGTTCCTGGGGGCCGTTATGTGGAACCAAATACCATTCCGTGTGCTGCGGACGGCTGCGGAAATTACATTCCAGAAGGCGTCTACGGTAAGGGGACCAGGTTTTTCGTCTGCTCCTTGGTCTGTAGGCAAAACCGCTACTACAGCTTGCGTGGTGCCGAGGTAGTCTTCAAATGTGAGTCATGTGGTAAGCAAGGCACAGGCGTACGTAACGATGGAAAGGGGCTGCGAAAGTATTGCAGCCGGATCTGCGCCGGGAAGGCTCGCTACGAGAAGAACCTTGCCAAGTCGGGGCGGCATCGGCCTCTTCTCGACCTATATCTCGAGACCGCCGTCGTTGATCGTTACCGCGGAGGATCGATCCGAACTCACACCTACGCGGTCACCACCTTCCTAGAATTCGCAGACAAGACTGGCATCGACTCGTTGGAGGAGGTCAATCCCTTGACCATCTCCAACTTCGCCAAGTGGGGCCGTGAGGCTGGCAGCCCGAACTTGCTTGCCGGAGTTTGCCATATCAAAATGTTCTTCGACTGGCAGTTAGGAACCGGAATGAGGAAGGCGGCGAACCCTGTTGTGAGTTCTATTCATCGGGTGCGTCAACCCCACCGCGAACCACGGCCCTACAGCGAGAAGGAGCTCGTCTACATTTGGTCGCTCCTGGATCTGCGCGGAAACAGCCGGCTCCGGGCGGCGGCCGCCATCGCGGAAGAATCCGGGATGCGGCGTGGAGAATTGGCCAACATCCGTTTGGGCGATCTCGACCTTGACCATCAGGAGGTTTTCGTTCGGCTTCCCAACAAACGCAACCGGGAGCGCACTGCGCGTTTCGGAGAGAAAGCGAAGTCTCTCATCTCAACGTGGCTCAAGGATCGCAATTCGAACTGCGGCCACGATCACCTATTTCATAATTCCCAGAACAATCCGTACAGTGGCCTCACGATGCACTTGGAGTTCGTGAAGGTTCTTTGCAAGTCTTGGCTCGGCAAACAACAGCATGAGGAAGGTATGGACGCTTGGTCTGTTCATCGTATGCGACATACGATGGCCTCCCGGCTTTCAAAGGGAGGGGCCGATTACGCGACCATCATGGGAGCCGGCGGCTGGACGACGTTTACTGCAATGGTGGGTTACGCCAAGGTCGATACAGAAGATGCGCGGCGAGGATACGAGGAAGCAATGACGAGGTATGAGGCATCGACGAAGCTGTCTTCGGAGCCTTTATGCCTCACCCTTGAGGAATATCTCGCACGGGTTGACACAGAATAG
- a CDS encoding DNA cytosine methyltransferase, whose translation MKTSLAILEERNEYLDYLDSIAIPSRGNGLGYVSVFCGGGGLDLGFASAGFKPLFSSDLIPAYCNTVHENLGKHIVEPHDISELSGKTVTDRLGVAVDMVIGGPPCQSFSILGSRKSTDDPRGQLVYEYARFIREIKPKAFLFENVPGILTINKGKDWKEMLSVFEQETGYHLISTKLNAVWFGVPQYRQRIILLGFRRKLDRDRFQWPKRTHSESFEQPELGLLLPRKSELAFEDLVDLPNHIIREHCDRVASRYSQIPCGGRDRKDHTDRIHPERPSGTVLVGSGAGGGRPFIHPFEHRHITVREAARLQSFPDWWEFSGGPTAAYRQVGNAVPPIMARAVAKEIAKAIQG comes from the coding sequence ATGAAGACGTCACTAGCAATTCTTGAAGAGCGCAATGAGTACCTGGACTACCTGGACTCCATAGCCATCCCTTCCCGCGGGAATGGACTTGGATACGTATCAGTCTTCTGCGGTGGTGGAGGCTTGGACCTTGGATTCGCTTCAGCAGGATTTAAGCCGCTATTCTCGTCTGATCTGATTCCCGCTTATTGCAACACTGTTCACGAGAACTTGGGCAAGCATATCGTCGAGCCCCATGATATCTCGGAACTTTCTGGCAAGACCGTAACTGATAGGTTGGGTGTTGCCGTTGACATGGTTATTGGCGGACCTCCATGTCAGTCCTTTAGCATTCTCGGAAGTCGCAAATCGACCGACGATCCACGGGGACAATTGGTGTACGAATATGCCCGGTTCATTCGTGAAATTAAGCCGAAGGCGTTCCTCTTTGAGAATGTGCCAGGTATCCTGACCATCAACAAGGGCAAGGATTGGAAGGAAATGCTCTCTGTTTTTGAGCAAGAAACGGGATATCACCTTATCTCGACTAAGTTGAATGCAGTGTGGTTCGGTGTCCCGCAATATCGTCAACGAATTATCCTGCTTGGATTCCGACGCAAGCTAGATCGCGATCGTTTTCAATGGCCTAAGCGCACGCATTCGGAATCCTTCGAACAGCCAGAGCTGGGCCTACTCCTGCCTCGAAAGTCGGAACTCGCGTTTGAGGATCTTGTAGACCTCCCGAATCACATCATTCGAGAGCACTGTGATCGAGTCGCATCCAGATATAGTCAGATCCCTTGTGGCGGCAGGGATCGAAAGGACCATACGGATCGTATTCACCCGGAGCGCCCCTCTGGGACGGTGCTCGTCGGATCGGGTGCTGGCGGTGGTCGTCCTTTTATTCATCCTTTTGAGCACCGGCACATCACAGTTCGAGAAGCCGCACGGCTTCAATCATTCCCCGATTGGTGGGAGTTCTCGGGAGGACCCACGGCGGCATATCGTCAGGTCGGTAACGCTGTTCCTCCAATTATGGCTCGGGCAGTCGCCAAGGAAATAGCAAAGGCGATCCAGGGATGA
- a CDS encoding tyrosine-type recombinase/integrase: MDIQPYLSCIENEKNFSPTTVRAYASDLAIFDRFMVDNGKYSVSDVDRPLVAAFVESLKHSSAGRLSTEGLSDATIARRLAVLSSFLDFVRATSFPELRNPIKEMRRKRHNNRSCKAVDEAVLSQLLSGITVLRDKTLFAMYLSTGLRLTELRSLNKDSISFDLRVSAQGSQSVSGSGQVVGKGSKLRRFYVDPHTLPLYAKYLQTRVDENPALFVSERKQRMSARAIQFTLASWCSKLGLQHIHAHQLRHQYATRLANADCDPMHLKDLMGHNDFNTTLGYFKIREEKIAQGYFAAMEVYRPSSV, translated from the coding sequence ATGGACATCCAGCCATACCTGAGTTGCATCGAGAATGAGAAGAACTTCAGCCCTACAACGGTCCGCGCCTACGCGAGCGATCTTGCTATCTTCGATCGGTTCATGGTCGACAATGGAAAGTATTCAGTGAGCGACGTGGACAGGCCCCTCGTCGCAGCCTTCGTCGAGTCGCTCAAACACAGTAGCGCAGGCCGGCTGAGCACTGAAGGTCTAAGTGACGCGACGATAGCTCGCCGTCTCGCAGTACTCTCCAGCTTCCTCGACTTCGTTCGAGCGACTTCCTTTCCGGAGCTTCGGAATCCTATCAAGGAAATGAGGCGCAAGCGGCACAACAACCGCAGTTGCAAAGCCGTGGACGAGGCTGTCCTCAGCCAACTTCTGTCGGGCATTACAGTGCTTCGAGATAAAACGCTGTTCGCGATGTACCTGTCCACCGGGTTGAGGCTCACAGAACTTCGGTCCCTGAACAAGGACAGCATTAGCTTTGACCTTCGGGTCAGCGCTCAAGGCTCCCAAAGCGTGTCGGGCAGTGGTCAGGTCGTGGGGAAGGGGTCGAAGCTCCGACGGTTCTACGTAGATCCACACACCCTACCTCTCTATGCGAAGTACCTTCAGACCCGGGTGGATGAGAACCCTGCCTTATTCGTTAGTGAGCGGAAGCAAAGGATGTCGGCTCGGGCGATCCAGTTCACGTTAGCCTCCTGGTGCAGCAAGCTTGGACTTCAGCACATCCACGCCCACCAACTAAGGCACCAGTACGCTACCCGTCTTGCCAACGCCGATTGCGATCCCATGCACCTGAAGGACCTCATGGGGCATAACGACTTCAACACTACTCTTGGCTATTTCAAAATTCGGGAGGAGAAGATCGCGCAGGGCTACTTCGCAGCGATGGAAGTTTATCGTCCATCGTCTGTCTAG
- a CDS encoding very short patch repair endonuclease: MPSLRSKRDQRPIGHSRNYSVKLTPESRSKIMSAIRSRGNASTELRFANLLRVAHITGWRRHQNLPGRPDFAFRREKIAIFIDGCFWHACPRCAKVPRQNQDYWGPKLARNKERDLRVTAELGASGWTVLRVWEHQLKTPASVLQRIDRALKKPLSSSRQL; encoded by the coding sequence GTGCCTTCGCTCCGCAGCAAGCGCGATCAAAGGCCTATTGGTCATAGCAGGAATTATTCGGTGAAACTGACACCCGAATCCCGATCGAAGATCATGAGTGCGATCCGTTCACGCGGCAACGCGAGTACGGAGCTTCGATTCGCAAACCTATTACGCGTTGCGCACATCACGGGCTGGAGACGTCACCAAAACCTTCCTGGACGCCCAGACTTTGCGTTTCGTCGGGAGAAGATTGCCATCTTTATTGACGGGTGCTTTTGGCACGCGTGTCCTCGATGCGCAAAAGTGCCGCGGCAGAATCAGGACTATTGGGGACCGAAGCTTGCGCGCAACAAAGAAAGGGACCTACGCGTGACTGCTGAACTAGGTGCTAGTGGTTGGACTGTGCTAAGAGTCTGGGAACACCAACTCAAAACACCAGCAAGTGTGTTGCAACGCATTGATCGGGCGCTGAAGAAGCCGCTATCGAGCTCCCGACAGCTGTAA
- a CDS encoding helix-turn-helix domain-containing protein, with protein sequence MALQASYNDRFNSFEPLLSTSEAAVLLNLHPVTLLRWAREGKLPHLRLGRKVMFRASELDAWCTAGYAIQKQRVN encoded by the coding sequence ATGGCTCTTCAAGCTTCATATAACGACAGATTCAACTCATTTGAACCACTGCTCTCTACCTCCGAAGCAGCGGTACTACTTAACCTTCATCCGGTAACTCTGCTGCGTTGGGCTCGGGAAGGCAAACTTCCACATTTGCGGCTTGGCCGAAAGGTAATGTTCCGTGCGTCCGAACTGGACGCATGGTGCACCGCTGGATACGCAATTCAGAAGCAGCGGGTGAACTAA